The Xiphophorus maculatus strain JP 163 A chromosome 21, X_maculatus-5.0-male, whole genome shotgun sequence genome window below encodes:
- the cpb1 gene encoding carboxypeptidase B, producing MKLLLFFGFVAVALAEVIRFEGDKVFRLKPSLDAHVTLIKDLAKSIKLDFWSPDSEDLVTIDINVDIHVPARYLDMMYTTLEQGGIVYEILIDDFQSAVDGQADSGASPRAHSYTKYNTWSEIEAWANTIASSNPSLVSSQVIGNTYEGRSMILLKVGKSSTSPKPAIFMDCGIHAREWISPAFCQWFVNEAVTTYGSDSAMTTLLNSMDVYVLPVFNIDGYVYTHTSDRMWRKTRSRNSGSSCIGTDPNRNFDAGWCTIGASSNPCSETFCGSTPESEIESKNVANFIRDNKSTIKAYLTVHSYSQLLLFPYSYTYDLAAHHSELLQVAEGATAALTSLHGTRYTSGPGAATIYPAAGGSDDWAYDLGIKYSYTFELRDTGYYGFLLPESQIQPTCEETMLAVNYIAAHVLKNLY from the exons agaCAAAGTCTTCCGACTGAAGCCGAGCCTGGATGCACACGTGACCCTCATTAAGGATCTGGCTAAGAGCATTAAG CTCGACTTCTGGAGCCCCGACAGTGAGGATCTGGTGACTATTGACATCAATGTGGACATCCATGTGCCTGCCAGGTACCTCGACATGATGTACACCACGTTGGAGCAGGGTGGGATCGTATATGA GATTCTCATCGATGATTTTCAGTCTGCTGTTGATGGCCAGGCTGACAGCGGTGCCTCTCCCAGAGCTCACAGCTATACCAAGTACAACACCTGGAGTGAA ATCGAGGCATGGGCCAACACTATTGCCTCCTCCAACCCCTCCCTGGTGAGCAGCCAGGTCATCGGAAACACTTATGAGGGGCGTTCAATGATTCTCCTCAAG GTTGGCAAGTCATCCACCTCACCTAAACCCGCTATCTTCATGGACTGTGGCATCCATGCTAGAGAATGGATTTCTCCTGCTTTTTGTCAGTGGTTTGTCAATGAG GCTGTCACTACCTATGGCAGTGATTCTGCCATGACCACCCTGCTCAACAGCATGGATGTCTACGTTCTGCCCGTCTTTAACATTGATGGCTACGTGTACACTCACACAAGT GACAGGATGTGGAGAAAGACTCGTTCCAGGAACTCTGGCTCATCTTGCATCGGAACTGATCCCAACAGGAACTTTGACGCTGGCTGGTGCA CCATTGGCGCTTCCAGCAACCCTTGCAGTGAGACCTTCTGCGGCAGCACTCCTGAGTCAGAGATCGAATCAAAGAATGTTGCCAACTTTATCCGCGACAACAAGTCCACCATCAAGGCCTACCTCACCGTGCACTCATACTCCCAGCTGCTGCTCTTCCCTTACTCCTACACCTATGACTTGGCTGCACACCACAGTGAGCTG CTGCAGGTTGCTGAGGGAGCTACCGCTGCTCTGACTAGTCTGCATGGTACCCGTTACACCAGCGGACCAGGAGCTGCCACTATCT ACCCCGCTGCAGGAGGGTCTGACGACTGGGCCTATGACCTGGGAATAAAATATTCCTACACCTTTGAGCTGCGTGACACTGGCTATTATGGCTTCCTGCTGCCTGAGTCTCAGATCCAGCCCACATGTGAGGAGACCATGCTGGCCGTCAATTACATCGCCGCCCACGTGCTGAAGAACCTCTACTAA